In Fodinibius saliphilus, a genomic segment contains:
- the metG gene encoding methionine--tRNA ligase — MSKRTLVTSALPYANGPIHLGHLAGAYLPADLYVRYKRLMGEDIIHICGSDEHGVPITIAAEKDDVSPQDIVDEYHNRNKKIFKEFGIDFDYYGRTSSEVHHETSQAFFKKLYEDGVFVQKKQKQLYDPKAEMFLPDRYVKGTCPSCGYNEAYGDQCESCGKSLSPTDLINPKSAITGDTPETKETEHWYLPLGDFQEDLEKWIETRENWKPNVAGQVKSWLNDGLADRAVTRDLTWGVPVPVEGGEGKVLYVWFDAPIGYISATKEWAQEKGDPERWKTYWKDEETDLIHFIGKDNIVFHCIMFPATLMAHGDYILPKNVPANEFLNLEGKKLSTSRGWAVWLDEYLKDFDADLLRYVLGTTLPETKDSDFSWEDFQNKVNSELADILGNFVYRTTSFTENYFDGKVPELINPTEKDMQILTQINKQKDKITEAYESFKLREAIAETMNLARIGNKYFTEMEPWQSRKDDMQTCGNTLHVCLQITAALSILFDPILPNKMKELREELNMNQKPNLNDISGSILQSGSNINKGAILFEKIEDEEVEAQLQKLKERTMQDETDSKDYKPLKENMQFDDFMKMDLRAGKIVEASAIEKADKLLKLTIDLGFETRTVVSGISNDFDAEEIIGQKVCIVANLAPKKLMGVESNGMILMGEEEDGSLKFVETDASPGSPIT, encoded by the coding sequence ATGTCAAAACGTACTCTTGTTACTTCTGCTCTACCTTATGCTAACGGCCCCATTCATTTAGGTCATCTTGCTGGGGCCTATTTGCCAGCTGACTTATATGTCCGCTATAAACGCCTTATGGGTGAAGATATCATTCACATCTGCGGTTCAGACGAGCACGGCGTGCCAATTACCATAGCAGCAGAGAAGGATGATGTAAGCCCACAGGATATTGTAGATGAGTACCACAACAGAAATAAAAAAATATTTAAAGAGTTTGGTATTGATTTCGACTACTATGGACGAACCAGCTCTGAAGTTCACCACGAGACTTCACAGGCTTTCTTCAAAAAACTGTATGAAGATGGCGTTTTTGTCCAAAAAAAGCAGAAACAACTTTATGATCCCAAAGCCGAGATGTTTCTTCCGGATCGTTATGTAAAAGGCACCTGTCCAAGTTGTGGGTATAATGAAGCGTACGGAGATCAATGCGAGAGTTGCGGTAAATCACTCTCACCTACCGACCTTATCAATCCCAAGAGTGCCATTACCGGAGACACCCCCGAAACTAAAGAAACAGAACATTGGTATCTGCCCCTCGGCGATTTCCAAGAAGATCTCGAAAAATGGATTGAAACTCGTGAAAACTGGAAGCCTAATGTGGCAGGACAAGTAAAGAGCTGGCTCAATGACGGACTGGCAGACCGGGCGGTTACCCGTGATCTAACCTGGGGAGTTCCTGTCCCCGTTGAAGGCGGAGAAGGGAAAGTACTTTATGTATGGTTCGATGCCCCTATCGGTTATATATCAGCCACTAAAGAATGGGCACAAGAAAAAGGTGACCCCGAACGCTGGAAAACTTATTGGAAAGATGAAGAGACCGACCTCATCCATTTTATAGGTAAAGATAATATTGTATTTCACTGCATCATGTTCCCCGCTACACTTATGGCACACGGAGACTATATATTGCCTAAAAATGTACCGGCTAATGAATTTCTAAACCTGGAAGGCAAAAAACTTTCTACCTCACGTGGCTGGGCAGTTTGGTTAGATGAATATCTCAAAGATTTTGATGCGGATCTGCTCCGTTATGTATTAGGCACCACCCTACCAGAAACAAAAGATTCCGATTTTTCATGGGAAGATTTCCAGAATAAAGTAAACAGCGAACTAGCTGATATATTGGGTAATTTCGTTTACCGCACTACCTCATTCACAGAAAACTATTTTGATGGTAAAGTGCCAGAACTTATTAATCCCACCGAAAAGGATATGCAGATCCTTACTCAGATTAATAAGCAAAAAGATAAGATCACTGAAGCCTATGAATCGTTTAAACTGCGAGAAGCCATTGCCGAAACGATGAACCTGGCGCGTATTGGAAATAAATACTTTACCGAAATGGAACCATGGCAATCGCGTAAAGATGATATGCAAACCTGCGGAAATACCTTGCACGTGTGTCTTCAGATCACCGCTGCGTTGAGTATTCTGTTCGATCCCATCCTACCAAACAAAATGAAAGAGCTACGGGAAGAACTCAACATGAATCAGAAGCCAAACCTTAATGACATTTCTGGCAGCATCCTACAAAGTGGTTCAAATATTAACAAAGGAGCTATTTTATTTGAAAAAATTGAAGACGAAGAAGTAGAAGCACAACTCCAAAAACTCAAAGAACGCACAATGCAAGATGAAACCGACTCAAAAGATTACAAACCACTAAAAGAGAATATGCAGTTCGATGATTTTATGAAAATGGATTTGCGAGCTGGCAAGATTGTTGAGGCTTCAGCTATTGAAAAAGCGGATAAACTGTTAAAACTTACCATTGACCTCGGATTTGAAACACGCACAGTCGTATCGGGCATCTCTAACGATTTTGACGCCGAAGAAATTATTGGGCAAAAGGTATGTATCGTAGCAAACCTGGCTCCCAAAAAGCTTATGGGGGTT
- a CDS encoding DUF6940 family protein — translation MSLLRQSETFRIFFIKLLSEVPFRAYHWETPAVTRNTIGHLFEFVITNSQSIDLPPNPGPFRSYFNETYAREGITVFDNLGGDAKLIAPEPIGENLNYSHIGVFTEQAPMDQQHNFWKIVGEVTEEEISDEPIWLNTAGGGVCWLHVRLDSRPKYYRYDGYRDF, via the coding sequence TTGAGCTTGTTACGCCAATCGGAGACTTTCCGCATCTTCTTTATCAAGCTTTTATCAGAAGTTCCCTTTCGAGCTTATCATTGGGAAACTCCGGCTGTAACTAGAAATACCATTGGACACCTATTTGAGTTCGTTATTACGAACAGCCAGAGCATTGACTTGCCCCCGAACCCGGGACCGTTCCGTTCTTATTTTAATGAGACCTATGCCCGCGAGGGGATCACGGTTTTCGATAATTTGGGCGGTGATGCCAAGTTGATTGCTCCTGAACCAATAGGGGAGAATCTCAATTATTCTCATATCGGAGTTTTTACCGAACAGGCTCCAATGGATCAACAACACAATTTTTGGAAAATAGTAGGGGAGGTTACAGAAGAAGAAATTTCAGACGAGCCTATTTGGTTGAATACAGCTGGGGGCGGGGTGTGCTGGCTGCATGTTCGATTGGATAGTCGTCCTAAATATTATCGATATGATGGGTATAGAGATTTTTAA
- a CDS encoding phage tail protein gives MIDFLISSIIGWGPKWAPRGWAICGGQLIAISEYTAVFSLIGTIYGGDGRTTFALPDLRGRAPIGYGQSPGTKHYPQGTRQGTEDMTLTVLEMPSHTHNAVTQNLSASVAASSETEGDTNVPGPNKVLAKSVIPSGGPGANDPTNTYIDSSKADTTLHGGAVTGNITNTNTGGGQSFSILQPVTAINYIFCMQGIFPSRS, from the coding sequence ATGATAGATTTTTTAATTTCTTCAATTATTGGTTGGGGACCAAAGTGGGCTCCAAGAGGTTGGGCAATATGTGGAGGTCAGCTAATAGCTATATCTGAATACACTGCTGTTTTCTCATTAATAGGAACAATCTATGGCGGTGATGGTCGTACAACATTTGCGCTGCCTGATTTGCGAGGACGAGCCCCCATTGGTTATGGGCAAAGTCCGGGCACAAAACACTATCCTCAGGGTACACGCCAAGGAACAGAAGATATGACGCTAACGGTATTGGAGATGCCTAGTCATACACATAACGCTGTTACACAAAACTTAAGTGCTTCGGTTGCAGCAAGCAGTGAAACAGAAGGGGACACCAATGTACCTGGGCCGAATAAAGTGTTAGCTAAAAGTGTGATTCCTTCAGGTGGGCCCGGTGCCAATGATCCTACTAACACATATATTGATTCTTCAAAGGCTGATACAACATTACACGGAGGTGCTGTCACCGGTAACATCACTAATACCAACACGGGAGGGGGGCAGTCGTTCTCTATCCTTCAACCGGTAACGGCTATTAACTACATCTTCTGTATGCAGGGTATATTTCCTTCCAGAAGCTAA
- a CDS encoding ABC transporter substrate-binding protein gives MFQQQIKIGFLNPYSSLYPNYSQHILAGLFLGMGEDPLKQDKIKFVPHYTDTGSVQKTKDAVRKLINFDQVDMLSGLISYAVLPEIVPMLESRDKLGFFFDSGEYIPYFDYLSPNTFFSSNQLWQSEFALGQWARSEYGEGGMMVMPLLESGYHLHSAFQKGFSMGGGGELLLSVLPFDEENPHDLDMNALFKKIKDQAPPFVHAIFSGEGGNEFLIRWVEEGLNGEVPLVVAEHMMYEEWLQDVKDLEIQCYSSSLYDPAINTKENEVFKREFQQTTGQPVNIFALLGYEAGMMFREVYPSMKKRDWGKVQNLLQEEHIVGPRGERDFYPDSGFALPEVNITKMNSSSGSINKNIIAKGKRLAYNHHIFDDIRKAVPSGWFNPLFCV, from the coding sequence ATGTTTCAGCAGCAGATCAAAATTGGGTTCCTCAATCCTTATTCAAGTCTATATCCCAACTATTCCCAACATATACTGGCCGGTTTATTCTTGGGGATGGGAGAGGACCCGTTAAAGCAGGATAAAATAAAATTTGTGCCGCACTATACCGATACCGGTAGCGTGCAAAAAACGAAAGATGCCGTACGGAAACTGATTAATTTTGACCAAGTGGATATGTTATCCGGACTAATCAGTTATGCGGTGCTGCCGGAGATCGTACCCATGCTGGAAAGTCGTGACAAGCTGGGCTTTTTCTTCGATTCGGGGGAGTATATTCCCTATTTCGATTACCTGAGCCCCAATACGTTTTTTTCTTCTAATCAGTTATGGCAGTCAGAGTTTGCTCTAGGTCAATGGGCCCGCTCTGAATACGGAGAGGGCGGAATGATGGTCATGCCGCTGCTGGAATCGGGATACCACTTACATAGTGCCTTTCAAAAAGGATTTAGTATGGGCGGCGGGGGTGAATTGCTACTCTCGGTACTTCCGTTTGATGAAGAAAATCCCCATGATTTAGATATGAATGCGTTATTTAAAAAGATAAAGGATCAAGCTCCTCCTTTCGTGCATGCAATATTTTCAGGGGAAGGGGGCAATGAATTTTTGATTCGATGGGTTGAAGAAGGCTTAAATGGAGAGGTCCCCTTGGTTGTCGCGGAACATATGATGTATGAGGAGTGGTTACAGGATGTTAAAGATCTTGAAATCCAATGCTACTCCTCCTCATTATATGATCCGGCAATAAATACCAAAGAAAATGAAGTTTTTAAAAGGGAATTCCAGCAGACAACGGGTCAGCCGGTAAATATTTTTGCGTTACTTGGCTACGAAGCGGGAATGATGTTCAGAGAAGTTTACCCCTCAATGAAGAAAAGGGACTGGGGGAAAGTCCAAAACCTCTTGCAAGAAGAACATATCGTAGGTCCGCGTGGAGAGCGAGATTTTTATCCAGACTCTGGTTTTGCACTGCCAGAAGTCAATATTACCAAGATGAATTCATCTTCAGGATCTATTAACAAAAATATTATTGCCAAGGGAAAACGACTCGCATATAACCATCATATTTTTGATGATATTCGTAAAGCAGTACCATCAGGGTGGTTTAACCCCTTGTTTTGTGTTTAG